The DNA region ttaaAGACTAGTATAGGACTAGTACatggttagctaaccactcggggtggtatacTTCTTTATTAAAACCAgctgcgagtagttttgctagctccttcttggtggcctccctcttgttggGAGCGAAGCGTCATAGAtgttgcttcttcggagtggctttagTATCAACTTTTAGCCAATGCTCGAttaactccttgggcacccttGGCATATCTGCTAGTTTCCATgtgaatatatctcggttagccctaaggaagctaatgagcgcgctttcctatttgtcactcaagccgcctccgatcaaagcagtcttcaATGGGtcaccttcttgcagctggatggccttgatgccaacATCgttggggttgggtttaacccttgactggctaggcctctagctggagatctccatctctgagtcgGTGAGCTTTTGCACGGACGCGAGTACTTCCGCAGAAGGCTCTGGCACGTGTGATGTCGCGGCGTACTTGATCTCCTTATGgtcgcagtcgtatgacttcttcaagccGCCACGAAACATGAGTATGCCTGTCTTGCTTGGCgtcttgagtagcaggtagacaaAGTGGGGTACGGCCATGAACTTGGCTAGTGCTGGTCTACCGATgatggcatggtatgatgaCTCAAAGTCAGCCACCTCAagcttgatgtactcggtgcgaTGGTTGTCCTTCGTCCCAGAGgtaactggcaggaccactgagcCAAGTGGTGTAGCCACGTTTCCTAGGACGATGCTGTAGAATGGAGCTctgctaggggtgagcatcttggagatgtatagacccatcttcttcatagtactcgcgaagagcaggttgaggctaCTCCCGCTGTCAATGAGTACTCAGGtcagctggtccattgatcatccctggaGAAGGAGATCGCGACCTTGTTGTATCTCAGAGGCTTTTGCGTGGCAGGCTCTACAGAGAGGATTTCGCGCAGGGTCCACTTCTGcacgcgcttggaggggaattcGCCTTCTccactgaagatgatgttgatgacgTTCTTCGGGTACTGGaaatcttgagcccccgacttgtcaccctcgtcatcatcctcctggtcctttTGCTTTCTGGCTTGGGGAAGTGGTGGAgcgttgagtgacttgcggaggctAACGCACTCGAAGAACGTATGTCGTGACTTTGTGTGCATCAGGTATTGCTTGTGTAGCACTTTCTTAAATTGTGCATCATTATTCCCCGACTTCTTTCCACGCGAATTGCACTCAACAACTGTGACTTCTTGGTCGGGCTTGCGCTTTTGAgggttccccgagtggttccaCTGGCCCTTGTCGAAGTGGCTGCTGCCGTTGCCCTACTTGTCATTGTTTCACTTGGGGAAGCAGTCGTGCTCttcatcctcctggtcagcccactgtgccatcatgtcacgtagcTCCACGGTAGTAGTTGGGCGGTTGCGTCCGAAGTCATGGTACGTGTGCTTTGCGAAGAGTCCGTTCTCGAAGGAGCGGATGACGTCCTCATTGGtgatgttggcaatggtggcGCACATCTCGAAGAAATGCCGGGTGTAGAACCTTAGGGTTTCGTTCATCTCCTACTTGACCTAGGAGAAATCATGGCGAGTGCctgctctgatcatggatccctaaaagttgttgatgaaggcccgcttaaggtcctcccaggagtcgatgtaGTTTAGCTTGAGtctttcaagccaagtgaggggcgCGGATTCTAAAGCTACCGGGAACTAGATTgatttggtggagttggatcccacTGTGACCTCAATGGCAACGGAGTGGCATCGGATCCACTGGCGCAGGTCCTGCTTGTCATCATACTAggggattccgactggtttaAAATCCTTGGGATAGAATTTTTaagtgatgttggaggtgaaggcagGGAAGCAGTTGTTGTTGTCGTCATCGTCGTACCTGTCGGGATGGTCCCTTCTTCTTGCATCAATGATGTGCTGTGTGTTGTGGccgtcattgatcttctgcctgagaTCGATTGTGCGAGCATCGTGAAGGCTAGCCTCAGGTGGAGCTTGGCCTTGAGGCCTTGCGTCACGCTGGTTGCAAGATTGGCGAGtagattgttgtacttcttgtttgGTGTTGCCATGCGCGGACTGGTGGCCCTCGTTGCGCTGGCGACTATCGTTCCTCCGTGTCCTGACGCCTCCTCCGGGGGTGCGACTGATCAGCGTAGTGTCACCATGGCGCTTAGACCTCGAGGGCAAGTTTTGAGTGGAAGACACTAGATGTTGCCCATCAAGTTGCACGAGCACGCGCTGGGTTAtatactgcagcctttgtatctagGGGTTGTGTGGTAGTTGTTGGGCTAGGAGCGCTGCTTCTGCAATGGCGCCAATCGGTGTACGATACTCCCAATCTACGGCTGGTGCAAAAGcattgttgaggttcctttggtacAATGGATTTCGAGCGTGATTTTTTCGTATTCGGCCTGCGCTAGGCGCACTTGGTGTTCTTCAACCGCCAGATTCTTCAGTTTCCTTGTTCTCGTCCTGGGGGGCGTCTACTGTAGGCTCGTCGATAGACACATCCATGAGTTGTTCGTCGACATACTCGGGACCCAGCTTGATGATCCGGCGAGTTGtcagccatgtagacttgatgatccggcAAGTTGTCAGCTGTATGGctatactcgagtagctctatgCTACCGTCTCCCTCTTCcgcgatgggagagagaggtttgccatcctggaagggcagttcttgcatgaaggccacaaggcaggAGTTGTAGTCAAGTAGTTtagagggctctaagcccttccagtacacgaaacagTCTTAGGcgtagatgttatggttaaacctagATGATTGCCCAAAAATGATTATGGGTAGTCatcaggttgcgagtggttttaaAGAGCGGGGGCCCCCTGACGAGCGGTGCCTCCCTCGTCTCCAAGTCATCCTCGGCtgtggcttgaaggtgtagtactaaacAATGAGTACTCTTCATtagagtccgagtagttgtcaaaaatGGGGGCAACctgacaagcggtggctcccacgtccttgagcttgagcagtAGATCTAAGTTCTCCTCCAAGTCAGAGAGGGACTTAGATTGTGTGGTcccctcagatcggtttgagtctGATTCGACTAGTTCTGGTGCAGCCCGAGTGGAAGTCATGTCGAAAATGGATatcttttcgatctgcaggACCAGATCGAggagcagcaactcatcgaggttgtcgatgaactcatcaATGTCGCTGTGTTGAGTTGATGTAGAAGCCTCCGGCTTCCCGGAGTCGACTAGGTGGctattgaagccacccaagccgttggcgacgcagatccaggagtCGAAGACAAAAGTTGTGCCTTCATCGAGCACGGTGCTCATGAAGTTGAAGGACACCATCGAGTTCTCTAGTGGATGCctgatgaacacccctacctggagCACTAGCTGTCTGTGTTTTATCGCCACACCCATCGAGGGATACCCTGTggcaccctaggtgtcaaaattgtaacacattaggaaagaatgtgtaatgtatgtattgaattgagtgaatgtgtggaaataaggacttatgtgtaatttttcaaaaatatgagtccttttatgcaaaatatttgaattacaaaggtaactcttaaattttactaggggttaaagtgtaagaataatagtcatcattgcattacataaaacttgcaattaagtccaaaaatacatgaaatttaccctaataaggacaaaaactttataaagtttgaattaagtccaaggttttaaaataaagctctatcctttgagtttttgaatttgaaccctaaatcaaGATTGTAGGTTTTGAAAGGTTGTACAATtcttattttgaccattttctcatttgagataTAAAATAGTGAGAAAATCCTATTTTACATCGAGGACCCTGGAGTTTTTGAAATTGCAcatcagcccctggcgccccccccccttcttcttcctctgcttccccctctgccgcACAGCAgtgccgccgctggccgccgtgccccgccgcCTGAGGCCCCCCTGCCTCTCctagcctccacgcgtcgcccccgagcttgcccaccgccctagccccttcctgctggccttccccgagcgtGCCACGCTGCTCCGCCACCCGACcgagccgccacctcgccgtcgccgtggccaGCACCCCAGCAGCCTATAAagctctctcttttcttgcccAGGAGCTTCCTGAGCTCACTCTTGTGCTATTTTACCACTTCATAAGCGCAGAGCAAGATCACAGCCCCGGATCCACCATCGCCACTCATTCttcatctccggcgagctctgctCCCCATGGGCAGCCGCCATCAGCCTGCCCCTGCTCAAATTGATCTCTGAGCAAGCTTCCTCATCGCTTACCGGTGCTCCCCGAACCTACCCCGACGCCAATCCCCCACTAGATCGCCCTACCGACGCTCGCTATCGAGGTTCTTCTCCACTGTCGTTCGGCTCACCGCCGATCTGCCGCTCCCGTCGTTCCCCGCCCTCGACAAGTATACCACCCGAACCACATCACCCCAACGCAGCTCATAGaccacacccccacccctctccgATCTCCAGCACGCCGGAACACTGCCACCGTAGTCAAGCACCATCGCCACCACCTCGGGTCAtcgtcgttccaccccctccggtcgaccccaaacgtcacatcacccccagcaaggtccgCTCTAGCCCCCCTTATCCTTcttggccggttccccctcgccgccagcgacCACCGTCGTCGGAATTCAGCCGACGAGTCTTGGCTCTTCTTCCCCGGTGAgctagggacttgattgcaataatctaaatctttctgagggcctagctgcaagattccagtccctcccttcaattcaaatccctgattttgaaaatttgtaggaaatggtagaaaatttataaaaatgtCAAACAAGTTTTTTTTGAATCCTTGTACTAAACCctgcaacttttgtgttatgatcATAAGCTGAATCTATTTATTTTATGTTGTAGATTAAATAGTAGAAAGTGAGTGCTTTAATTAGATCATTTGATTCATAGATGTTCTGtagttgaaatttgaaacatagaatGTATGTCACATaaatagctttgtgtaaaatttgtagacccAGAACTGTTGTCTAACTAGGATGTTTAAATGTTCTTGCTTTatgttgatgaaagctttaagaTTTATTCAAGGAtgaatctgttagtgtttgtagctaAACATTTTACCTTATCTTTGCTTCAACATGTGTAACCCATGGTAAAAGTTTGAGGACCAGTAGCATAGGTTAGACTAAGATataaatttaagcttagattccaagataattcatgaataatagttatggtttatgaaaatttatgaaattaaattagcgtgttacttttgagtagtgtaatatcacaatgctgtttttgtttattttatagcataattgctataaggataaaaatcttggtaaaatcacagtagcttagattcagatcaattttttttccagtaaaatttttatccttaggtttgtagtagatcaaactagaaaaatagtttatgatctaaatgttgtttgattgaattaattattctgattgctatgctgtatgaaatgttctaaaaattttatgataagcttatttcaattAGAACTATTGATactaatttttgtaatattaatAATCACTCCTGACTTAGGGTTTGAATATTGGATCAAAAACAGAGGTTTTTAATAATAATAACCCTTTTTCTTAAAAAGACCATTAGTCTATTTGATAAAGTAAACTAATAATGTTTAAGGGAATTGGTTagataaattaggatcttttccaatGCTACGTAATGTAATTAACTTAGTTGCTTAGAGTAACTCAACATGTCATTTAATGAAATTAGGTAACtatgtttatactcgataaatgattgcccagtatgagaatagatgatatgtttgctaaatagaatgtttgtttattagattgcaactttatcgtgaaatgaaatggaagtatatgcatttcctcaactgtgatgtttacatatcatatagactcgacaactctcgctgacggagattaccagctgatcccggaaccagaagaaggaatttttgaagaccccgggaacgtcaccAAAGATCTAACGGAAGCCTCGACCCCAATTCGGAaacttttagtgttgacatatctgactccagccccaccagcgaaggcaagccccggacataaaccgctatttttactacattgcaatttatatattcatgtatatctacttgtgcatttaagtttccaggaattgtattgaaaccatagttgcatattcctaggaacctatgtattgaatactagaacctgagtccgactagctgctaagctaataggaccggtagaagtcaagtgattccctgtcactcgcgagctttataagagttgcaatgtttacattcatgcaaccactataaggatgacggacggggttgtgattatgattcatgaccttggcaaaaaccccatctgtgttgatgaaaatttgataaggtcacagtgtgtggtagcggtggttaagcgtttgaaagtactagccacatgccatgaaatatggtaagcggtaagcgtagtaactgatcggcccgaggagtggacataccccccaccacttgtaatttggtttttcgcacacgcaccgacgtgcgggagtacattccgcagtggatgagagtacgtcctacagtcacacacactgtaggagtacgtttcgcacagcggacagagtacagtcatgtagtcacgctacaggcgtacgtcctgcacattggatgtgcgtacgtcctgcacaagtcggaatgaaaggcaaacggttgcttcggaacaatcgttggatgttccaagcgtgtgagttaggtttacccttgcaaagctgaaattcgattcaggaatcttccgtttctcgcggagattgagactgcttaatccctttgccacatagagtaataagagcaaccttataatgatcaaagatgatgtttgtttaaaaagttctaccatgcttgagtagtatagttgcttacctagaatgaataatcaactagaatctgaaagctaaaatttgaaattaaggacctactttttggtgcttttcagcaaaagataaacccagaacttttcacAAAGCCtgcatagtctagctacatggctaagtacaccatgaaatgggtaagccttgctgagtattagaatgctcagacttgcaaatttaactatattttaggtaatccccctgaggactctgctctgcctatgccctAGCCTTATGCTctt from Panicum hallii strain FIL2 chromosome 9, PHallii_v3.1, whole genome shotgun sequence includes:
- the LOC112873063 gene encoding uncharacterized protein LOC112873063: MLTPSRAPFYSIVLGNVATPLGSVVLPVTSGTKDNHRTEYIKLEVADFESSYHAIIGRPALAKFMAVPHFVYLLLKTPSKTGILMFRGGLKKSYDCDHKEIKYAATSHVPEPSAEVLASVQKLTDSEMEISS